A genomic segment from Castor canadensis chromosome 1, mCasCan1.hap1v2, whole genome shotgun sequence encodes:
- the LOC109675873 gene encoding ubiquilin-1-like, whose amino-acid sequence MARAREEAGDSQLVSGREPSSHIIRVSVKTPQDCQDFLLSENSNVRHFKKQISKRLHCDTDRLVLIFMGKILRDQDILSQRGILDGSTVQLVVRTRLKGPAYPGTLQDPTGHCTHPPEPSAFEGAGMVGRLGRLVRSSPDLADFFCQLVQLLMTAPESVVQFLEDPLIQGLASEKQVNVNHVPESSRPVQKRDPALKPLETFQKPVQKQELLQEDKKSLEALKAVPGGDYAMRPVCSDIQQLMLSTLALLVDSKGYVPGPESCREANAHSSSDTTTTTIPTTSAPARPLVQEVSTGVVAQAKGMVSNQPTSGCRTGMPDLNSGEDLLSQDSQQPVEKASLACQLRPLPSVLHRALHVLQQNRALLHQLATGSSQLHHIPLLPIFTNPRALQALIQIEQGLQILSREVPGLGSFLWDPARTCGARRVPETTGRRQGNREEPVQPTLAVLHLLHAMANACSQCTQSSLSSSLFTGNRYQQELEQLKALGFANHDANLQALIATDGDIPAAIERLLGVPQA is encoded by the coding sequence ATGGCACGGGCTAGGGAAGAAGCAGGGGACAGCCAGCTGGTGTCTGGTCGGGAGCCATCATCACATATCATCAGAGTATCTGTCAAGACCCCACAGGACTGCCAGGATTTTTTGCTGTCAGAAAATAGCAATGTCCGCCATTTTAAGAAGCAGATCTCCAAACGCCTTCACTGTGACACTGACCGACTGGTACTCATCTTCATGGGAAAGATCCTTCGGGATCAAGACATTCTGAGCCAGCGTGGCATCCTGGATGGCTCTACAGTCCAGTTGGTGGTGAGGACTCGTTTGAAAGGACCAGCCTATCCTGGAACTCTGCAAGACCCCACAGGCCACTGCACCCATCCTCCCGAACCATCAGCCTTTGAGGGTGCAGGAATGGTAGGTAGGCTGGGCCGGCTGGTCCGGAGTTCACCTGATCTAGCTGACTTCTTTTGCCAGTTGGTTCAACTGCTGATGACTGCACCAGAGTCTGTGGTACAGTTCTTGGAAGACCCTCTAATTCAAGGCCTGGCAAGTGAGAAACAAGTCAATGTCAACCATGTTCCTGAATCCTCAAGGCCAGTACAGAAACGTGACCCAGCTCTCAAGCCTCTGGAAACTTTTCAGAAGCCAGTCCAGAAGCAGGAGCTTCTGCAGGAAGACAAGAAGAGTCTGGAGGCCTTGAAGGCAGTTCCAGGTGGTGACTATGCCATGCGTCCAGTCTGCTCTGATATCCAGCAGCTTATGCTCTCCACTCTGGCCCTATTGGTTGACTCTAAAGGTTATGTTCCAGGTCCAGAATCTTGTAGAGAAGCCAATGCTCACAGCAGTTCtgataccaccaccaccactatccCCACCACCTCTGCACCTGCTAGGCCATTGGTACAAGAGGTCAGTACAGGGGTAGTTGCCCAGGCCAAGGGTATGGTCTCAAATCAGCCCACTTCAGGGTGCAGAACTGGTATGCCAGACTTAAACTCAGGGGAAGATCTTCTTTCCCAGGATAGCCAGCAACCTGTAGAGAAAGCCTCTCTAGCCTGTCAGTTGAGACCTCTGCCCTCTGTTTTGCACAGAGCCTTGCATGTCCTGCAGCAGAATCGAGCTCTGTTACACCAGCTGGCAACTGGCAGCTCCCAGTTACATCATATTCCACTTCTTCCCATCTTTACCAACCCACGAGCACTGCAGGCATTGATACAGATAGAACAAGGCCTACAGATACTGTCCAGGGAGGTGCCTGGGCTGGGATCATTTTTATGGGACCCAGCTAGAACATGTGGGGCTAGAAGAGTTCCAGAAACTACAGGTAGAAGACAAGGTAATAGAGAAGAACCTGTGCAACCCACATTGGCTGTTCTTCATCTCCTTCATGCAATGGCCAATGCTTGTTCCCAATGTACCCAGTCCTCACTATCCTCATCCCTCTTCACTGGAAATCGCTACCAGCAAGAACTGGAGCagctgaaggccctgggttttgcGAATCATGATGCAAACCTGCAGGCCTTGATAGCAACAGATGGAGACATTCCTGCTGCCATTGAGAGGCTTCTAGGGGTGCCACAGGCCTAG